The genomic stretch AGCACCTCCACGGGCAGGCCGCGGCGCTCGAGCTTGAAGGCCACCCGTTCGGCGATGGTGGACTTGCCCGAACCCGATAAACCGGTGAACCAAAGGGTAAAGCCCTTCTGCTTTTGCTCGTCGCTCATGGTGTCTCCTGGGCCGTCCGCCTCAAACTAAACAGGGGGGCTGTGGATGTCAATGGTTCGATGCGCCGTGCTTGCCCGCCATCCCCCTGGATCCACCGTGCTGACCCAGCTCATGGACTTCAAAAAGGACCTTGGATAGACTACTGCCTCGTTCGAGGGCCCAAAAAAATCCAGGAGGCAAACATGTCCAACCGTCCGAAGATCACCGTCGTGGGAGCCGGAAACGTGGGGGCCTCCTGCGCCGCCTGGATGGCCGAGCGGGACCTGGGCGACATCGTCCTGGTCGATATTCCCATGGAAGGCAAGGACCTGCCGGCCGGCAAGTCCCTGGATATCCTCCAAGTGGGTCCCATTTCGGGCTTCAACGCCCGCCTGACCGGATCCACCGACTATGCCGCCACCGCGGGCTCGGACGTTTGCGTCATCACCGCCGGGATGCCCCGCAAGCCCGGCATGAGCCGCGAGGACCTGGTGGCCATCAACCAGAAGATCGTGGCCGATGTGGCCAAGAAGATCGTGGCCCAAAGCCCCAACGTCATCCTGATCGTCGTGACCAACCCCTTGGACACCATGTGCTACGTGGCCTACAAGGCCTCCGGCCTCCCCAAGCACCGGGTCATCGGCCAGGCCGGGGTGCTCGATTCCGCCCGCATGCGCACCTTCCTGGCGCTGGCCGCCGACGTGGCGGTGCAGAACGTCAACGCTTCGGTCATCGGCGGGCACGGCGACGAGATGGTGCCCCTGGTGCGCTACTGCAACATCGCCGGCATCCCCATCACCCACATCCTCAAGGCCGACCAGATCGCAGCCATCGTCGAGCGCACCCGTAAAGGGGGCGGTGAGTTGGTGAACCTGCTGGGCGTCTCGGCCTGGCTGGCGCCCGGCGCGGCCGCCGGCTCCATGGTGGAGGCCATCCTGAAGGATTCCAAACTGGTCATCCCCGCCTCCTGCTACCTGGAGGGCGAGTACGGCTTGAAGGACATGTACTTCGGCGTCTATTCGAAGCTCAGCCGCAAGGGGTTGGAACAGATCATCGAGGTACCCCTGAACGATGAGGAGAAGGCCATGGTGCAGAAGTCGGCCGATCTCATCAAAGATACGATGAAGGCCTTGAAATAGGGAGATCGGCCGTCGCGAGGTCCGAATGGACCGTGGCGACCTCGCCTTTCGACTTTGCCGATCTCGTCAAAGATACGATGAAGGCCCTGAAGCGATCTCGTTGCGGCGATCTCGGGGCGGAAGGACAACCTTCCGCCCTTTTTTTATGCCCAAAAACCGGGTTAACCCATAACCCTCATTTAACCTTGTTCGGAACCTAGCCAGGTTAGAATGTCCCCGCCGTTCATTCCGTTCCCGGAGGTTTTCATGGAAGTCCATTACAATTGGGTCGCCATCTTCGTATCCGCCCTGGTCTGCTTCTTTCTAGGGTGGGCCTGGCATTCGCCGCTCCTGTTCATGAAGGCCTGGATGAAGGAAATGGGCATGAAGGAGCCCAGCAAGAAGGAACGGGACAAGGCCATGAAGGGCATGTGGAAGCCCATGATCGGCAACTTCCTGGCCCTGTTGGTGACCGCCTGGGTCCTGACCACGGTGGCCCAATTCGCGGGCGGGTTCCTCCACAAGGAAGGCTTCCTGCACGGCATGATCACCGGTTTCTACGTGTGGTTGGGCTTTGTCGCCGCGCCCACCTTGAACATCGTTTTCTGGGAGAAGCGGTCCTTGAAACTCTACGCCATCCAGACCGGCCATCACCTGGTGAGCCTGGCCTTGATGGGAGGGATCCTGGCCGCCTGGCAATGACCGATGGGGGACAAAAGGCGGTCCGGGTCTTCCGGGCCGCCTTTTTTTGTTCGGGATCTTACAGGTCGAGGTTCTTCGGGTCCGTCAGATAGTGGGCGATGCGATCCACATCCCCCTTGTGGATGGCCAGGGTACGGATGCCCGCGTGATGGAGGGTCTTCCCCATCTCCACCGTGGTCTCCACGTGCCGGATCTCGGCCAGGAACTTCAGGTCCACTTTATAGTTGGGAAGATGCAGGGACACTTCCAGGAGCATCCCGGGCTTGAGGGTGTTCTGGGAGACCAAGGCCAGCCCGCCCATGGAGATGTCCTTGGTGACGGCCCGATAGAGCGAGGACCTTTCCGAAAGCTTCGGCAGTTGGTCGACGGTGGTCTGGCTGTAATCGGCCTGGGAGAGGAGTCTCTGGGCATCGGGCCCGGAAACGATGTGGTATTCCATCTTGAGGGTCGCTACGACCCGCTCATGCTGGCGTTTCTCGGCCCAACCCGATCGCTTGTCCATGGTCATCCTCCCCCCGTTCCTCAAAGGGAAAAA from bacterium encodes the following:
- the mdh gene encoding malate dehydrogenase — protein: MSNRPKITVVGAGNVGASCAAWMAERDLGDIVLVDIPMEGKDLPAGKSLDILQVGPISGFNARLTGSTDYAATAGSDVCVITAGMPRKPGMSREDLVAINQKIVADVAKKIVAQSPNVILIVVTNPLDTMCYVAYKASGLPKHRVIGQAGVLDSARMRTFLALAADVAVQNVNASVIGGHGDEMVPLVRYCNIAGIPITHILKADQIAAIVERTRKGGGELVNLLGVSAWLAPGAAAGSMVEAILKDSKLVIPASCYLEGEYGLKDMYFGVYSKLSRKGLEQIIEVPLNDEEKAMVQKSADLIKDTMKALK
- a CDS encoding DUF1761 domain-containing protein encodes the protein MEVHYNWVAIFVSALVCFFLGWAWHSPLLFMKAWMKEMGMKEPSKKERDKAMKGMWKPMIGNFLALLVTAWVLTTVAQFAGGFLHKEGFLHGMITGFYVWLGFVAAPTLNIVFWEKRSLKLYAIQTGHHLVSLALMGGILAAWQ
- a CDS encoding PilZ domain-containing protein, with the translated sequence MDKRSGWAEKRQHERVVATLKMEYHIVSGPDAQRLLSQADYSQTTVDQLPKLSERSSLYRAVTKDISMGGLALVSQNTLKPGMLLEVSLHLPNYKVDLKFLAEIRHVETTVEMGKTLHHAGIRTLAIHKGDVDRIAHYLTDPKNLDL